The genome window TCCAAGGCATCCAGACACGTATGCCTTACAACCTAAGCGTGGAATGATTTTGAATAACTAAATGAGTGAATAACTCAACTCACATTTATACTTTAACCCGCCCCGGCTATACTTTAGTCAGGGCGGTTTTGCTTTCAGGTAAATTGATTTTATAGATTTATCCGTAAGTTATAGTTTTGGTAATCTATACTTTATAAACTGATGTGGAGAAGCTTTGATAAAAGTCATTTATTTTGAACTATAAAATCGCCTATTTCGCACCCGTAACCATTTTAGAGATATTCACTAAATCATACGCTCATTCAATACTTAAAACCTATGATGCAGCCACTACACGAAGCGACAGCTTATATACAGCAAAACACAGACAACTTTGCGCCTGAATTCGGTATTATACTTGGAACCGGGTTAGGCGCACTGGTGAACGAGATCGAAGTACAGTACAGCCTTTCTTATGCCGATATTCCGCACTTCCCGGTATCAACGGTAGAGAGCCATTCGGGCAGGCTTATACTTGGGTTGCTGGCTGGCCGCCGTGTAATAGTGATGCAGGGCCGCTTCCATTATTATGAAGGCTATTCCATGGAGCAGGTGGTGTTTCCGATTCGTGTCATGAGGTTGCTGGGCATCCAGAAGTTGTTTGTGTCTAATGCAGCTGGCGGTCTTAACCCTGCTTTTAACACATCAGAGTTGATGGTGATTACAGATCATATTAACCTGCAGCCAAGTAACCCGCTTATTGGTAAGAACATAGATGAACTTGGTCCCCGTTTCCCAGATATGAGTGATGTATACGATGAGCATATGGTGCGCCAGGCGATGGTTATTGCAGAAGATGCTGATTTTGATTTACGTGAAGGTGTATATGTGAGCGTGCCGGGGCCGATGCTGGAAACTCCTGCCGAATATAAATATCTTTCTGTGATTGGTGCCGATGCCGTTGGTATGTCTACAGTGCCGGAAGTAATTGCTGCCCGCCACATGGGGTTACCGGTTTTTGCAGTATCTGTAATCACCGACATGTGCACCCCTGACCGACTGAAGAAAGTGAAGCTGGCTGATATTCTGGAAGCTGCCGCCAAAGCAGAGCCCCGCATGACGATGTTAATAAGAGAGCTGATAAGAATGCAGTAAGTAATCTTATTGTTCATAAAAAAGCCCCGGCTATAGGTATAGCCGGGGCTTTTTTATACTTCATTAATTCTTATTTTTTTAAAATTACCGTATCCCGGTCAAAGGCCAGGTTTGTGAAAATGCCCAGCCCACCCTGTACCGATGATTTGATCTTAGAAGGCTGGGCAAACGGGTTGCCGTTCGCGTTTTTTGCATCTTCTGTTGAGCGCAGGAAATCATAATACTGCTCTTCTATGTGGTACAGCGAAAGTATAAGCGTATCGCCTTCTTCGTAATCGTAACCCGAGCCGTAAGATGTTTCTTTGCCGTTTGTCAGCTCATCAGAAGTTACAAATTCACGCTGAGCTCCATTCTCCAGGCTATCGCGGTGCGTCATGTAACGGTAAAAGTTTGCTGTATTCGGATCATCCTGAAAAGTAGTAAGCACATATGCTTTGTCCTTCTCATTAAATTTCCATTCTACTTTTATGATCGGCACTTTGGGTAGTATAGTTGTAAAACCGGTTACCTTACGACCCTGCCCATCCACCACTTCAATGCCATATACTTCTCCGGGAGCTCCGTCCATAATCTCGGTAGATGAGTGCGTAAAGTAACGGTTGTTCCTTGCATTAAATGCCGGGTTATAGGTTAGTTTAATTCGTCTGTCACGGAAAGTAATGTATACTTCAGCATCAGGAACGAGCGGTGGAGTAGGGGAGTCGAAATAAGAGGAGGTTTCAAGCACGGTTACCTGGAAAGGATAGCCCTGCTCCAGGTAACATTCCACTACCAGTTGTGGCTCATGCTCCGGCAACACCACCTCAATCTCTTTCTCCATGTTGCAGCCAAGTATAAAAAACAGTGGCAGCAGGTATAGGTATAAAATGCGTTTCATCAGAATCTGAAATTATAAGTAACTGAAGGTATAACCGGGAACAACGATACCTGCTTGGCCCTGAAACCTATCGTTTGTTCGTCTTCTTCGTCCTTTAGCTGCTCGAAGTACACAAAGTATGGGTTGCGCCTGTTATAGGCATTGTAGGCATTAAAGGTAAGATCGGCCTCGCCTCGTTTAGGTTTAAGCTTCCAGACCACGCCCACATCCAACCGGTGTGTTGCATCCAGACGGAAGCTGTTACGGTCGGAGTATATAGGCACTACGCTAGGTTCCTGCCCTTCCACATCCTGAAAGGCAAAACGTGCAACCGGCAACGAGAAGGCATTGCCAGTACCATATACAAATGCTCCGGTAAGGCTAAGACGTTTGTTTAGCTGGTGCAGCACAACTACGCTCAGGTCGTGACGGCGGTCATAACGCGTCGGGAAGCGGCGCCCGTCGTTTATTTCATCAAACTGGCGATAGGTCCAGGATAAGGTATAGCCTATCCAGCCGGTGGTACGACCTTTTATTTTCTCCAGGTATATTTCGTTTCCGTAACTTTCACCTTTCCCGAACAGGAACTCGTTCTCCAGGCTATCGTTCACAAACAGGTTGGCACCATCCCTAAAGTCGATCTGGCGGTGCATCCATTTATAGTATACTTCATTTGTTACCAGGTATTTACCATCGCCAAATAAATGGCTTACCCCTGCAGCCACCTGTTGTGAGCGTTGCGGCTTTACACGCGCCGTAGACGGAAACCAGATATCAGTAGGGAGCGAAGCACCTGAGTTGGCTAACAGGTGTATATACTGCATCATGCTGGCGTAACTCGCCTTTACGGATGTGTTGGTTGTTATACTATAGCGGGCAGCTGCTCGTGGTTCCAAGGCTGCATATGTTTTATCCTGGCTGTTAAAACCCGATACGCGCAGGCCATAGTTTAGTGATAGTTGTGCATTTACGTTATAGTCGTCGGAGATATAGGCACCGAATTCACTGGCCTTATAGTTATTGCCGGCACTAAAGCTTAAGCGGTCGTCATCGCTATCAAAATTGAGGCGGCCAACCGTAAATGCGTGGTTTGTGGCCGATGCACCAAATCTGATTGTATGCTTGTCATCCAGCAGCCACTCGTAATCCGTTTTAAGGCTGATATCTTTTACTTCGGAGCCCAGGTTAAAGCTGAACACATCGATCTTGTTCTGGATGCTATACTTGTAGCCTGTAAGGGAAAAGGATGTGTTGGAAAACAAGCGTGTGTTATAGTTGTGGCGCCAGTTCAGGGAGCCCATTGTATTCCCCCAGTTAAACGAAAAGCTGAAATCGGCATCATCAAACGTGAAAAAGTCGCGGCCAAAGTAACTACTTAAGGTAATCTCGTCTTTTGGAGTAGGGTTATAGTTTAAGCGGGCATTAAAGTCGTAGAAGTAATAATCTGGTATAGGGTTATAGTCTTTATTGTCTTCGTTTAGCTTATTGATAATGCGGGTAAAAGAATCAACATAGGTACGGCGCCCGGATACAAGGAATGTTAGTTTATCTTTTACGATCGGGCCATCTAAGCTTAGCCGGGAAGAAATAAGGCCGATCCCGCCATTAACACGAAGCTTATCGTTATTCCCTTCGTTCATCCGCACATCCAGCACCGAGGATAACCTGCCCCCAAACTGTGCCGGAAAGCCACCTTTATACAGCTCCACATTGCGCACTGCGTCCGGGTTAAACACACTGAAGAAACCAAACAAATGCGAAGGGTTATAGATGACGGCATCATCCAGCAACACTAAATTCTGGTCGGGGCCGCCGCCACGTACATACAATCCTGATGAACCTTCGCCGCCAGATTGTACACCGGGTTTTAGCTGCAGTGTTTTTATCAGGTCCACTTCCCCGAAAATGGCAGGCAACAGCTTGGCTTCGCGGGTAGTAAGCTGCTCTACGCTCATGCGGTTATCTGTAAGTTTCTGCTCCAGTGTGTTAGCTTCCACTACTACTTCCTGCAGTTGGTTGTCAGAGGGCTGCAGCGCAATGTCTATAGTTCGGTCCGTATTGGTAACAGTTATAGTTTGAGTGACTGGCATGTACCCGACGTAGGTAGCTTGTAACTCATGCGTGCCGGCAGGTAAGTTTAAACTATAAGATCCTCGGGCATCAGTTATGGTACCTATTCTTAACTGCGGTACCGCTACAGTAGCCCCGATCAGTGCCTGTTTATCTGTTGCTGACCTTACAATACCACTCACGCGGTAACTCTGAGCAAATGCTATACTTGCAGAAAAGGAGAAAAGCAGCAGTAAAAAATATCTGTATATAGATTGAGGCATTGCCGGCTATAGTTTGTAAGCAGGTGCAAAATTAACTAATTCATTCAGGAACAGAAGCTATACTTCTGATAAACAAAGAACAAACGCCCGAGTACTGCAATTGTTTAAGAAGAGAATTAAATTTTAGCAGATGTGTTTAGTATACAAGCAAAAAGGCCTCGCTTATGTTTTTGCGAGGCCTTTAATACTTTATTGAGCATTGATGTTGAGCCAGGCAGCCCTCAACGCCAGTTGTTGTGGCGTAGCTTTAGGGTCTGGTTGCAGGTAATGGGGTACTATGCGTTCTGCCTGCCGCACTTTTGCTTTCAGGGTTACTTCGTTTAGTTTTTTCTTCTCTAAGCGGCCTACGGTAACGGTAACATCATCGCCTGGCTTCATCTTTTGTAGGTCTTCCCCTATAAGTTGTCTTACATTAGATGGCGACATCTCTTTCCCATTCCACTTCAGTAGCCGGTCGCCGGGCTTCAGGCCAAGTTCTTTGCCGAAGGCATCCATATCATCGGTCGCTTCCACAATAATTTTACCACTTTCATTATCATACCCGGGTACAAACCCACCATAAGAATTTACCAGTTGCTTCGACATTGGCTCATAGGTAATGCCAACTTTTTTAAAGGTCTCTTCCAGCGGCAGGGGCTCACTTCCTTCCACATATTTGGTAAAAAATTCCCGTATCTCCGGGTAAGTCAGCTCTGCTATTTTATCAAAAAGCTCTTCGTCTTTAAAAGATTTGTTCTTGCCATAGGTTTTGCCTAATTCCTGCATCAGGTCACGTAAACCATACTTACCCTGCGATAACTCACGCAGCCGTACATCCAGCACCAGGCCTATTAGCGCACCTTTCTGGTACACGTTACCATACTCTTTCTCGTAAGGCCCGAGCACTTTTGCACTCATTTCAGTAAAAGGCAGTGTATCGTTATAGTAAGCCTTGGAAGTAGCAATGTATTCCTGTATCTTGTTCAGGTAGGCATCGAGGTCAATTAACTTCTCATATACCTGCACATGCGATGCAAAATACTCTGTTACTCCCTCATACATCCATAAGTGTTTCGACATGTCGGGGTTTATGAAGTCGAAATTGCCGATCTGCTCTGAGTGAATGGTAAGCGGGGTTACAATATGGAAGAACTCATGGGCAGCTACATCGCGCATGGTGCTGCTGAACTGCTCTTCCGGCATTTCCGGCAGGAAGTATACCGACGAATTTGAATGCTCCAGGGCACCAAACGAGCCTGACTTACCTACTTTTTCAGGCACATAGATCAGGAATGCATACTTGTCTACCGGCAGCTTGCCACCCAGGTAGTTGCGCTGTGCCTGCAATATATCTTTAATGTTGGCGGCTATGGGCTTCGATTTTACTTTTCCGCTGGGCGAATAAACCGATACCAGCACATCTGTTTCTCCAAGGTCCAGCACGGTTGTGTCAGGGGCGTTATACATCAGTGGCGAGTCGGCCAGTGTTACATAATCCGGTAAAAGGTACGTATCAGAGGTGGCTGTAGAAGAAGTGGCTTTAAGCGGGGTAGAACCATAAAAGCCCTGCGGTTTAGTTATAGTTAACCGGAACGGCAGCTGCTTCAGCCCATCAAAATAACCCACAAACCCGAAGGTGTTCAGCAAAAAATTCTTGCTGGCTTCAATGTTTGTTCCGCCTGGTTCAAATATGGCTTCTGTTTTTTTAGCAGCATCAAATGTGTCATCTACCCAGTAGGTGATTTTCTGTAGTTTATCTGCTTCTTTAATGCGCCAGCGGTTTTCGTCCAGCTTCTCCACCACTAGTTTCCGGCCTTTATTGTCGAGGGCTGAAAATTCCGAAACAAACTTTCCGAAATCAGAAATCGAGTAGGTACCCGGCACTATCTTCGGCATGTTGTAAATAATCTCTTCCTGCTTCAGCTCGGGAGCCAGCACTGTTACCTGAACTTTGTCTTCTTTTACTTTGGTCAGATCTATTGTTACATGGTATTGTTCTTCAGATGAAGCCTGTGAGGTGTGAGCAGGTCTGGCAGAAGAGCAACCTAACAAGGCGGTAAGGCCAAGCAACAGGAGTGATTTTTTGAATGTCATAGTTTCGGATTGGTTGTAAAGGCTTTTAAACGCAGGCAGGGTTTGTTAAAGTATAACAGAAACTGAGTTTATACTTAGTGGCTGTTTAACCCTCTACTACGTTTATACTGCCCATGCCACCGGATACGTTTATGGTGAGTGTATGTTTGCTTTTACCGTAAGCCGCATTCTGATAGTACCCACCATTTTTCTTAAAGCCGTTCAGGTTCTTGCTGCCAAGCCCGGAGGCATTAAGTTTTACACCCGTGTTTTTAGGCAGCTTCAGGTTTACTTCGCCTATACCGCCTGCAATATCCACTTTTACGTTGTGGTTCCAGTTACCAGTCATGTCCAGGTTCAGTTCGCCTACACCGGCAGCAATTTCCACTACTTTCACAGAACTGCCTTTCAGGTTTACATCGCAGCTAACAGCTCCGGCTTCTATATCCAGTGTTTCCAGGTGGCTGTTGCTCAGGTCCAGCTTTGTTTCTCCGGCTCCCATCTTTAAGTATAAGTTTAGCGGGATGTTCTTATTCAGGCTGATGTTCCATTTGTTTTCGCCACTATTGCTCTTGTTGCTGATGTCTTTCTGTGTCATGGTCAGGTCAGCCATACCATTTTTCTTACTGAAATCCATATTGGGCTTCCAGTCGGTGCGGTTGTAGTTCACATTTGCATCGATCAGCTGTGTGGTACCTGTTTTCAGACTCAGTTCGCCTGCCGGAATCTCCAGCCGTATGGTTCCCCCTTTTGTATCAGTCAACGGTATGGTTCCTTTAAATTGGTTTGAATCCTGTGCCAGCAACGACAACGGAAGTATAAACAGCAGAGATGATAATAGCTTTTTCATAATTGAGGTTAGATATAAGGTATAAACAAAAGCCTTAGAGCCCTGCTATACTTGGTTATTGTGTACGGATAGCTTTTACAGGATCGAGCAGGGCAGCTTTAACTGCCTGAAAACTTACCGTGAGCAGCGCAATGGCCATGGCGGCCACTCCGGCAACAGCAAATATCCACCAGCTCAGGTTAGTACGGTAAGCAAAGTCCTGCAACCATTTATCCATTCCGTACCAGGCAATAGGTATGGCCAGCAGTATAGCTATAAGCACCAGCACTGCAAAATCGCGGGAGAGAAGCAAGACTATACTTCCGGTAGAAGAGCCCAGCACTTTGCGGATACCGATCTCTTTGGTTCGTTGTTCTGCTGTAAAGGATGCCAGGCCGAATAAACCCAAGCATGCGATAAATATGGTAAGCCCGGCAAAATACCCGAAAACGGTCAGCATCTTTTCTTCGGCCCGGTACTGCTTATCAAAGTGTTCATCCATAAAGAAGTACTCCATTGGGTGTTTTTGGTCAAATGCCTGCCATTTTGCCTGCACATATTCTATGGTTGCCGGCATATCCTGTGGCTTTAACCGCAACAGCAAGTATCCCGGAGAAGTCGGTGCCAGGGCCAGTACCAGTGGTTCTACTTTATTGTGCAACGAAGTAACATGAAAATCTTTTACTACCCCGATCACTTTTGCGTCCCAGTCACCTACCTGTATGCGTTTACCTAGCGGTTCCTTCCAACCCATTTTCCTAACAGCGGCTTCGTTTATAATCAAGCCACCTTTCAGGTCTGTTTTAAAGCTTCGGGAGTAGTTGCGGCCTTGCTTCACCTCAATACCCATAACATCTATAAACTCATAGTCTACAAACATGACATTCATGGTGTTTTGCAGCGTTTGCCCATTCTTTTCAGCAAAAACAAGTAATGTGCTCAGAGGCTCAGCCGGAATATTGGCCGTGTTCGACACGCTCTCGATGTTAGGGTTGCTGAGTAGCTCCTGTTTTATACTTGGCAATTGCTGCACCAGTACCGAATCCCCGACAGGTATGTCGATGGCCAGCACCCGTTCTTTGTTGAAGCCCAGGCTCCGGTTCTTCAGAAACTGCATCTGGCTAAAAACTACCAGTGTGCCAATGATCATAATAAGCGAAATGGTGAATTGCACCACTACCAGCGTACGGCGTAAGGCAGCGCTACCGCCTTTTGGCATTTTATCGGTTTTCAGAACATCAGCCGGCTTAAATCCTGACAAAAAAATGGCCGGATAACTGCCTGCAACGGCGCCAATGAACACAACAATGGCAAAAAGCGCTAGCAGTACTTCTGTCTGTAAAAAGAAATTGGCGTCGAACTGCTTTCCGGTAAGGTTATTAAAGGTTGGTATCAGGATCTGGGCCAGGGCCAACGCCAGAACAACAGCTATCAGCGTGATCAGCAGCGACTCGCCGATGAACTGCCCGATGATCTGGGAACGGTAGGCCCCGACAACTTTGCGCAAACCTACTTCTCGGGCACGTTTTGAGGAGCGTGCTGTAGCCAAGTTCATGTAATTTATACTTGCTATCAGCAACAGAAATACAGCCACAGCTGCAAAAATGTAGAGGTAGTTGATATTGCCCGGCGGAGACATATCAGACTCATACACTGTATCGAAATGGATGCTGCCCAGCGGTTGGAGTACAAAGCTCATAACGGCATCCAGTTTGTTTTCTTTTATCCAGGGGGTTACGTGTGTGGCTGCAAATGTCTTTAGCTTTTCCTGGAAAGGAGCAATCTGAGAGGCATCCCGCAGCAGCACATAGGTATAGCGGTTCATATTAAACCAGTGGTTCTCATCAGAGAGCTCATCCTGGCGTTTGGTATCGAAGGTGCTGCGTGCTAAGAAAGCGTTTGCCTGTATATGTGAGTGGCCTTTATCCTTAAACACTCCTGTTACACGGTACGAGTCCCGGCTGAATTTTAATACTTTGCCAATGGCCTCCTCAGCGCCGCCAAAGTATTTTTCTGCCATCAGGTTGCTCACTACTATAGTCCGGGGCTCATCCAGGGCTGTGGCGGGGTTACCTGCCAAAAACTCATAATCAAATACTTCAAAGAAGGCGCTGTCGGCAAAGATCAGGTTATCTTCGTTAAAGCTTTTATTGTTGTACCAGATGGTTTGTTTGCGGGCATTCAGCAGTTGGGTAACATGCTCCAGTTCAGGGTAATCGCGGAGCAGGTAAGGGGCAAGTATAGGTGCCGATAAAGCAAATCTGTTAGTCTGGCCTTCGTGCTCTATTTCGCCGGCCACACGTACGATGCGGTCTGCTTTGCTAAAGTGTTTTTCATAGCTTAGTTCATCCTGCACATATAAAAAGATAAGGATACAGGAAGCCACCCCCAGCGCCAGTCCGGCGATGTTGATGGCTGAGTATACCTTGTTACGGTACAGGTTGCGGAGCGCTACTTTAAAGTAGTTCTGCAGCATGTTTGCGTACGTTAAGGTTCTCTGTCACGATTTGTCCGTCGAAGAGGTTAACTATACGGTGCGCATATTCAGCATCGGAAGGAGAGTGCGTTACCATTACCACAGTTGTGCCAGCCTCGTTCAGTTCGGTTAATAAAGCCATCACCTCGCGGCCATGTACCGAGTCCAGGTTACCGGTAGGTTCGTCGGCAAGTATAAGGCTTGGGCTCGAAACCGTAGCACGGGCAATAGCGGCGCGCTGCTGCTGACCGCCGGATAACTGCTGCGGGAAGTGGTTGCGGCGGTGCGCAATGCCCATACGTTCCATGGCTTCGGTTACGCGTTTCTCGGTTTCGGCTTTGCTCATGCCCAGGTAAGCCAGTGGCAGGCCAATGTTTTCTTCCACAGTCAACTCATCAATCAGGTTAAAGCTCTGGAATACGAAGCCCAGGTTCTGTTTGCGTATTTTAGCACGCTGGCGTTCGCTGGCATGTGTAATATCCTGACCCAGGAATTTGAATGTACCACCAGATGGACTATCCAGTAAGCCAAGTATATTAAGCAGTGTAGATTTACCACAGCCCGATGGGCCCATGATAGCTACAAACTCGCCTTTAGCAATACGCAGGTCAACTCCTGCAAGTGCAGTAGTTTCTACAGTGTCAGTTACATATTTTTTCTGCAGCTGCTGTGTTTCGATTAATAGTTCCTTGTTCATTTTGTGGAGTAGCTTTAAATGTTTTTTAGTTTTATTTTGTACTAGCGGAGCGGATAATTTTAATTGTTTATTGTTAGTTGTTGATTGTTAGCTCTTGTTATGTAAGTATAGTTTTTAAGCAATTATCAATCAGCAATCAACTATCTATTTCAATTCCAGCCGGTCTATGTCGCCGTAGCTGTCGTAGGAGGATAGCACTACTTTTTCGCCGGGTTTCAGGCCATCAATCACTTCGTAATAGTTTGGGTTCTGGCGGCCCAGTTTTATACTTCGCTTTTCTGCAAAGTCCCCTGATTTATCTACTACAAACACCCAGTTACCGCCAGTGCTTTGGTAAAAGCCACCGCGTGGTAAAAGTATGGCTTTGGCACCATCGTTTAAGTTCAGCTTAAGTTGCAGCGTCTGGCCACGGCGTATACCTTCCGGGGTGCCATCTGCAAATTCCATATCTACCTGAAAGGTGTTGTTCTGCACTTCGGGGAACACTTTAACTACTTTCACTTTATAGGTCTTTCCGTTAAAATCGAAGCTGCCATCCAGTCCCGGATACACTTTGGAAATATAATGCTCGTCAATGTTTGCTTTTACTTTGTAGCCGTTCAGGTCATCTACCTGGCCAATGTTCTCGCCGGCTGCTTTGCTTTCGCCAACTTCTGCTTTTAAGGTAGATAACTGGCCTGTAAAAGGAGCCACTACATATAGGTTGTTTAAGGTATTGCGGGCCATATTAATATTAGCCTCCATGCGACGGATAGATTCATCGAGCTGGCGCAGTCGGTCATTCATTAATTGGGCATCCTGCTTTACTGAGCGATCTGCCAGGTCTTTGCGGCGTTTTAAGTATAAGTAATTGTCTTTAGAAGTTTCATATTCTTCTTTTGAGATCGCTCCTTCTGCTATCAGCATTTTGTTGCGGGTATAGGTGCGCTCCGCAGTTGTCATGTTATACTCAATCTCGGCCAGCTCATTCATTTTTCGGATCTGGTCCTGCTTCATGGTAATCTCTGAGTTCTGGCGCTCGTTCATCAGGTCATAGAGCTGCGTTTCGCGCGTCATAAAGTCGATCTGGAGCGTAGTGTTAGAGAGCTTAAGTATGGTGTCGCCTTTCTGCACCATTCGGCCATCATCGGTATAAATCTTTTCTACACGGCCACCTTCTGTTATATCCAGGAAAAATGTTTTAAGCGGATCGACAGAGCCATCTACTGCTATAAACTCCTGAAAAGTACCTTCCTGCACATTACCCATTGTAACACGCTGTGCTTCTACATTTAATT of Pontibacter deserti contains these proteins:
- a CDS encoding ABC transporter permease; translation: MLQNYFKVALRNLYRNKVYSAINIAGLALGVASCILIFLYVQDELSYEKHFSKADRIVRVAGEIEHEGQTNRFALSAPILAPYLLRDYPELEHVTQLLNARKQTIWYNNKSFNEDNLIFADSAFFEVFDYEFLAGNPATALDEPRTIVVSNLMAEKYFGGAEEAIGKVLKFSRDSYRVTGVFKDKGHSHIQANAFLARSTFDTKRQDELSDENHWFNMNRYTYVLLRDASQIAPFQEKLKTFAATHVTPWIKENKLDAVMSFVLQPLGSIHFDTVYESDMSPPGNINYLYIFAAVAVFLLLIASINYMNLATARSSKRAREVGLRKVVGAYRSQIIGQFIGESLLITLIAVVLALALAQILIPTFNNLTGKQFDANFFLQTEVLLALFAIVVFIGAVAGSYPAIFLSGFKPADVLKTDKMPKGGSAALRRTLVVVQFTISLIMIIGTLVVFSQMQFLKNRSLGFNKERVLAIDIPVGDSVLVQQLPSIKQELLSNPNIESVSNTANIPAEPLSTLLVFAEKNGQTLQNTMNVMFVDYEFIDVMGIEVKQGRNYSRSFKTDLKGGLIINEAAVRKMGWKEPLGKRIQVGDWDAKVIGVVKDFHVTSLHNKVEPLVLALAPTSPGYLLLRLKPQDMPATIEYVQAKWQAFDQKHPMEYFFMDEHFDKQYRAEEKMLTVFGYFAGLTIFIACLGLFGLASFTAEQRTKEIGIRKVLGSSTGSIVLLLSRDFAVLVLIAILLAIPIAWYGMDKWLQDFAYRTNLSWWIFAVAGVAAMAIALLTVSFQAVKAALLDPVKAIRTQ
- a CDS encoding ABC transporter ATP-binding protein, producing MNKELLIETQQLQKKYVTDTVETTALAGVDLRIAKGEFVAIMGPSGCGKSTLLNILGLLDSPSGGTFKFLGQDITHASERQRAKIRKQNLGFVFQSFNLIDELTVEENIGLPLAYLGMSKAETEKRVTEAMERMGIAHRRNHFPQQLSGGQQQRAAIARATVSSPSLILADEPTGNLDSVHGREVMALLTELNEAGTTVVMVTHSPSDAEYAHRIVNLFDGQIVTENLNVRKHAAELL
- a CDS encoding toast rack family protein; amino-acid sequence: MKKLLSSLLFILPLSLLAQDSNQFKGTIPLTDTKGGTIRLEIPAGELSLKTGTTQLIDANVNYNRTDWKPNMDFSKKNGMADLTMTQKDISNKSNSGENKWNISLNKNIPLNLYLKMGAGETKLDLSNSHLETLDIEAGAVSCDVNLKGSSVKVVEIAAGVGELNLDMTGNWNHNVKVDIAGGIGEVNLKLPKNTGVKLNASGLGSKNLNGFKKNGGYYQNAAYGKSKHTLTINVSGGMGSINVVEG
- a CDS encoding DUF4249 domain-containing protein; translation: MKRILYLYLLPLFFILGCNMEKEIEVVLPEHEPQLVVECYLEQGYPFQVTVLETSSYFDSPTPPLVPDAEVYITFRDRRIKLTYNPAFNARNNRYFTHSSTEIMDGAPGEVYGIEVVDGQGRKVTGFTTILPKVPIIKVEWKFNEKDKAYVLTTFQDDPNTANFYRYMTHRDSLENGAQREFVTSDELTNGKETSYGSGYDYEEGDTLILSLYHIEEQYYDFLRSTEDAKNANGNPFAQPSKIKSSVQGGLGIFTNLAFDRDTVILKK
- a CDS encoding M61 family metallopeptidase produces the protein MTFKKSLLLLGLTALLGCSSARPAHTSQASSEEQYHVTIDLTKVKEDKVQVTVLAPELKQEEIIYNMPKIVPGTYSISDFGKFVSEFSALDNKGRKLVVEKLDENRWRIKEADKLQKITYWVDDTFDAAKKTEAIFEPGGTNIEASKNFLLNTFGFVGYFDGLKQLPFRLTITKPQGFYGSTPLKATSSTATSDTYLLPDYVTLADSPLMYNAPDTTVLDLGETDVLVSVYSPSGKVKSKPIAANIKDILQAQRNYLGGKLPVDKYAFLIYVPEKVGKSGSFGALEHSNSSVYFLPEMPEEQFSSTMRDVAAHEFFHIVTPLTIHSEQIGNFDFINPDMSKHLWMYEGVTEYFASHVQVYEKLIDLDAYLNKIQEYIATSKAYYNDTLPFTEMSAKVLGPYEKEYGNVYQKGALIGLVLDVRLRELSQGKYGLRDLMQELGKTYGKNKSFKDEELFDKIAELTYPEIREFFTKYVEGSEPLPLEETFKKVGITYEPMSKQLVNSYGGFVPGYDNESGKIIVEATDDMDAFGKELGLKPGDRLLKWNGKEMSPSNVRQLIGEDLQKMKPGDDVTVTVGRLEKKKLNEVTLKAKVRQAERIVPHYLQPDPKATPQQLALRAAWLNINAQ
- a CDS encoding purine-nucleoside phosphorylase encodes the protein MMQPLHEATAYIQQNTDNFAPEFGIILGTGLGALVNEIEVQYSLSYADIPHFPVSTVESHSGRLILGLLAGRRVIVMQGRFHYYEGYSMEQVVFPIRVMRLLGIQKLFVSNAAGGLNPAFNTSELMVITDHINLQPSNPLIGKNIDELGPRFPDMSDVYDEHMVRQAMVIAEDADFDLREGVYVSVPGPMLETPAEYKYLSVIGADAVGMSTVPEVIAARHMGLPVFAVSVITDMCTPDRLKKVKLADILEAAAKAEPRMTMLIRELIRMQ
- a CDS encoding TonB-dependent receptor, which translates into the protein MPQSIYRYFLLLLFSFSASIAFAQSYRVSGIVRSATDKQALIGATVAVPQLRIGTITDARGSYSLNLPAGTHELQATYVGYMPVTQTITVTNTDRTIDIALQPSDNQLQEVVVEANTLEQKLTDNRMSVEQLTTREAKLLPAIFGEVDLIKTLQLKPGVQSGGEGSSGLYVRGGGPDQNLVLLDDAVIYNPSHLFGFFSVFNPDAVRNVELYKGGFPAQFGGRLSSVLDVRMNEGNNDKLRVNGGIGLISSRLSLDGPIVKDKLTFLVSGRRTYVDSFTRIINKLNEDNKDYNPIPDYYFYDFNARLNYNPTPKDEITLSSYFGRDFFTFDDADFSFSFNWGNTMGSLNWRHNYNTRLFSNTSFSLTGYKYSIQNKIDVFSFNLGSEVKDISLKTDYEWLLDDKHTIRFGASATNHAFTVGRLNFDSDDDRLSFSAGNNYKASEFGAYISDDYNVNAQLSLNYGLRVSGFNSQDKTYAALEPRAAARYSITTNTSVKASYASMMQYIHLLANSGASLPTDIWFPSTARVKPQRSQQVAAGVSHLFGDGKYLVTNEVYYKWMHRQIDFRDGANLFVNDSLENEFLFGKGESYGNEIYLEKIKGRTTGWIGYTLSWTYRQFDEINDGRRFPTRYDRRHDLSVVVLHQLNKRLSLTGAFVYGTGNAFSLPVARFAFQDVEGQEPSVVPIYSDRNSFRLDATHRLDVGVVWKLKPKRGEADLTFNAYNAYNRRNPYFVYFEQLKDEEDEQTIGFRAKQVSLFPVIPSVTYNFRF
- a CDS encoding efflux RND transporter periplasmic adaptor subunit, translating into MDRVIEKKKYTPKKIAIIAAVTLALVVVIYNLLFAERTSKLNVEAQRVTMGNVQEGTFQEFIAVDGSVDPLKTFFLDITEGGRVEKIYTDDGRMVQKGDTILKLSNTTLQIDFMTRETQLYDLMNERQNSEITMKQDQIRKMNELAEIEYNMTTAERTYTRNKMLIAEGAISKEEYETSKDNYLYLKRRKDLADRSVKQDAQLMNDRLRQLDESIRRMEANINMARNTLNNLYVVAPFTGQLSTLKAEVGESKAAGENIGQVDDLNGYKVKANIDEHYISKVYPGLDGSFDFNGKTYKVKVVKVFPEVQNNTFQVDMEFADGTPEGIRRGQTLQLKLNLNDGAKAILLPRGGFYQSTGGNWVFVVDKSGDFAEKRSIKLGRQNPNYYEVIDGLKPGEKVVLSSYDSYGDIDRLELK